In Micromonospora purpureochromogenes, a single window of DNA contains:
- a CDS encoding thioredoxin domain-containing protein — translation MGTTILGAVVAVMSLVLLGNVALTLAVVRRLRELESGRRTEPDSALPATGRRIGPFALPTLDGGQVHDEDFHSGSSLAVFLMPGCGPCAEVLRALHAAPADPGPLIVFVLGDVAETETREVLSDLPERARVVVVGTGDTTVAEAFGVTAYPAVLRIVDGAVAFASNRLAAAEPAGAGGRA, via the coding sequence GTGGGCACAACCATTCTGGGCGCCGTCGTGGCGGTCATGTCCCTTGTCCTGCTCGGCAACGTCGCCCTGACCCTCGCCGTCGTGCGGCGGCTCCGCGAACTGGAGTCGGGCCGCCGGACCGAGCCCGACAGCGCACTGCCGGCGACCGGTCGTCGGATCGGGCCGTTCGCTCTGCCCACGCTCGACGGCGGGCAGGTCCACGACGAGGACTTCCACTCCGGGTCGTCACTCGCCGTGTTCCTGATGCCCGGCTGCGGGCCGTGCGCCGAGGTGCTCCGCGCCCTGCACGCCGCCCCGGCGGACCCGGGGCCGCTGATCGTCTTCGTGCTCGGCGACGTGGCCGAGACGGAGACCCGGGAGGTCCTGTCCGATCTGCCTGAACGAGCCCGCGTGGTGGTGGTGGGCACCGGCGACACCACCGTGGCCGAGGCGTTCGGGGTGACTGCGTACCCGGCGGTGCTGCGCATCGTGGACGGTGCCGTCGCGTTCGCGTCGAACCGGCTCGCCGCCGCCGAGCCGGCCGGCGCCGGAGGACGAGCGTGA
- a CDS encoding response regulator transcription factor — translation MQLVQILGLLAQGLTDAAVARQLHIGQRTVERRIAALMARHGIHSRIQLGVLAARRGWIEGHPVPQVEMLPLPRPDGAV, via the coding sequence GTGCAGCTCGTCCAGATCCTCGGCCTGCTCGCGCAGGGACTCACCGACGCGGCGGTCGCCCGGCAACTGCACATCGGGCAACGGACGGTGGAGCGACGGATCGCCGCCCTCATGGCGCGCCACGGCATCCACAGCCGGATCCAGCTCGGCGTGCTGGCGGCCCGTCGCGGCTGGATCGAGGGCCATCCGGTGCCGCAGGTGGAGATGCTTCCCCTGCCCCGACCCGACGGGGCGGTCTAG
- a CDS encoding MauE/DoxX family redox-associated membrane protein, translating into MTYLDVFLRAMLITVFGLAAVGKLRSRAAFTSFADSLASVGVGTRRRRDLAAAMVAVTETAIVAGLAVPATVTDGYALALLTLAVFTAAVGRALHSGRVVRCRCFLGDGGEMNRGHLLRNAVLAGAAAAGLMLRWTAQPAATVDVAAGLAGLAGLVVGLGVTHWDDLTHLFRPVEAAAARRR; encoded by the coding sequence ATGACCTACCTGGACGTGTTCCTCCGCGCCATGCTGATCACCGTCTTCGGGCTCGCCGCCGTCGGGAAGCTCCGTAGCCGGGCCGCGTTCACCTCGTTCGCCGACTCGCTGGCCTCCGTCGGGGTCGGCACCCGGCGACGCCGTGACCTGGCGGCGGCGATGGTGGCCGTGACCGAGACGGCGATCGTGGCCGGTCTGGCCGTGCCGGCCACCGTGACCGACGGGTACGCCCTGGCGCTGCTCACCCTGGCCGTCTTCACCGCCGCGGTCGGCCGGGCCCTGCACAGCGGCCGGGTCGTTCGCTGCCGTTGCTTCCTCGGGGACGGTGGCGAGATGAACCGGGGGCACCTGCTCCGCAACGCAGTGCTGGCCGGCGCTGCCGCAGCCGGGCTGATGCTGCGGTGGACCGCCCAGCCCGCCGCCACCGTGGACGTGGCCGCCGGGCTCGCCGGGCTCGCCGGGCTCGTCGTCGGGCTCGGTGTCACCCACTGGGACGACCTGACTCATCTGTTTCGTCCGGTGGAGGCGGCAGCCGCTAGGAGACGCTGA